The Marinifilum sp. JC120 genome window below encodes:
- a CDS encoding anaerobic sulfatase maturase, with protein MRKPLQTILIKPAGPDCNMACTYCFYLKKNELFNDSPIHRMSGDVLEELIRQTMEQSDNQVNFIWQGGEPTLMGLEFYQKCVALQQRFGRGQMVGNGLQTNGLLINDEWVDFLKSYNWLVGLSLDGPEHVHDHYRKSRNGNGTWKNVVANAEKMLVADLAVNALIVVNDHTVRFPDEIYQFHKYLGLTHMQFIPCVETDNNDPSCLSSFSVPAEEYGSFLCRIFDLWMEDFSGLTPTTSVRMFDSLFHHYIGHPPPECTLLDECGTYVVVEHNGDVFSCDFFVQPEWYLGSLKDSSLSDMLNSGRQQTFGCRKANLPNQCIHCCWLPLCRGGCPKDRFTTEDGNAFNHLCPAYKMFFEYSDKRFRQLSQEWKKQYSAMQAKSRDTEKSSNKLGRNQPCPCGSGKKYKRCCGA; from the coding sequence GCACCTATTGTTTCTATCTGAAAAAAAACGAACTATTTAATGATAGCCCGATCCATCGCATGTCTGGGGATGTACTGGAAGAGCTGATTCGCCAAACCATGGAGCAATCGGATAATCAGGTCAATTTTATCTGGCAGGGCGGAGAACCTACGTTGATGGGGCTGGAATTCTACCAAAAATGCGTTGCGTTGCAGCAACGCTTCGGGCGTGGGCAAATGGTAGGCAACGGACTACAGACCAACGGTTTGCTCATTAACGATGAATGGGTAGATTTCCTTAAATCATACAACTGGCTCGTAGGTTTGTCTCTGGACGGCCCGGAGCACGTGCACGACCACTACCGCAAAAGCCGAAACGGAAACGGCACTTGGAAAAATGTCGTAGCCAATGCCGAAAAAATGCTTGTCGCCGATCTGGCAGTAAACGCACTCATTGTTGTAAACGATCACACGGTTCGTTTTCCAGACGAGATATACCAGTTTCATAAATATCTTGGTTTAACTCATATGCAATTCATCCCCTGTGTGGAAACGGACAACAACGATCCCTCCTGTCTATCATCTTTCTCAGTTCCTGCCGAAGAATACGGCTCTTTTCTATGCCGCATTTTCGACCTTTGGATGGAAGATTTTTCAGGCCTTACGCCTACCACTTCTGTACGCATGTTTGATTCATTATTTCATCATTACATAGGGCACCCTCCGCCGGAATGCACCCTGCTGGATGAATGCGGAACCTATGTGGTGGTGGAGCACAACGGCGATGTCTTTTCCTGCGACTTCTTTGTTCAGCCGGAATGGTATCTCGGGAGTCTGAAAGATTCCAGCCTGTCTGATATGCTGAATTCCGGTAGGCAACAGACTTTCGGTTGTAGAAAAGCCAATCTGCCAAACCAGTGTATCCACTGCTGCTGGCTACCTCTCTGCCGGGGCGGATGTCCCAAGGACCGATTTACAACTGAGGACGGAAATGCCTTCAACCATCTATGCCCGGCATACAAGATGTTCTTTGAATATTCAGACAAAAGATTCCGCCAGTTATCCCAAGAATGGAAAAAACAATATTCTGCCATGCAGGCGAAAAGCCGCGACACAGAAAAGAGCTCCAACAAACTCGGTAGAAATCAGCCCTGCCCCTGCGGAAGCGGGAAAAAGTATAAGCGGTGCTGCGGAGCATAA